From the Candidatus Eremiobacterota bacterium genome, the window TGTCCAGTGTCCCTATGAGGAGGGTCTCCTGGGGCATGTCTTTCTGGTCTATGGTGATTTTCATGGTATAGGCGGTGTCTTCCGGGGAGACAGCCACCTTGGTTTTCCCGCCGGCGAACGTTTCGGCCTTGAGGTTTTTCACGTCCCAGAGAAAGGAGCTCACCTTGGCGCGGTCCGCTTTTGCCGTCATGGGGGCAGTGAGCTTCCAGGAGGGATCTTTCCTTATGGCCGTCCAGAAATTCTGGGGGTTCTCCAGCGTGAAGGTCTTGTCGGGCAGCTGAACGGTGACCTTGGAGACCTTCTCCGGCTCAAGAGGAAGGGCGTCTTTCTCTCGGAACTCCAGTGCGCTCTTTTCGAGATTTGAAGAGAGAGTGGAGTTGATGGTGATCACGGCAGGCTTTCCGGGAAGCTGCACGTAATAAAGGTTTCCCGAGGGGTTCTTGCTCCCGATGAGGATGCTCTGCTCCCCGGGGCTTCCCTTCGCGCCTGCCGTCATGACCTTCACGGTCACCTGGGGCGGCTTGAGGCCGAACATCGTCAGGTCCTGGGGGTTCTCCTCGATGGTCTCGTCTTTTTTCATGTCGGAGAGAAGGGTTATCATGTTCTCGAGAATGCTCTGGGAGGCCAGGGTCCTCTCCGGAGAGGTCATCATCCAGCGCCCTCCCTGTTTCTCAAAGCGCAGCACCTCTTTGTCCTTTACAAGCTCAAGAGCTGTCACGTCTTTCCCTTCAAAGGAAAGAAGCTTTCCCTCGGTCTTTTTCTTTTCCTCCTTCTTTGCGGCCATCTTTACCTCATAGATATAATAGAAGCCGCCTATAAGGAGAAGCACCACTGCCAGTATGAGCGTGACTCTCGTGTTCACCTTAACCCCTCCTTATCCTTACCCAGATGCCGATGAATATGAAGAGCAGCGGGAAGAAGAGCACGGTGAAGAAGCGGATGAAGCTGATGTCCTTCGGAGTGAGCGAGAGGGGCTGGCCGCTCTCGTCCTTGGGCCTGATCGATATGAGGCTCTCTTCCTCGGCGAGCCATCCCATGGCGTTCATAAGAAGGTCCCT encodes:
- a CDS encoding DUF4340 domain-containing protein; the protein is MNTRVTLILAVVLLLIGGFYYIYEVKMAAKKEEKKKTEGKLLSFEGKDVTALELVKDKEVLRFEKQGGRWMMTSPERTLASQSILENMITLLSDMKKDETIEENPQDLTMFGLKPPQVTVKVMTAGAKGSPGEQSILIGSKNPSGNLYYVQLPGKPAVITINSTLSSNLEKSALEFREKDALPLEPEKVSKVTVQLPDKTFTLENPQNFWTAIRKDPSWKLTAPMTAKADRAKVSSFLWDVKNLKAETFAGGKTKVAVSPEDTAYTMKITIDQKDMPQETLLIGTLDKKAKIFAAMRLAGGEKFTVKEDDVKKLFKSGEDFMDRHLLAVDPQDIDSFELKTATTTVKAKRNKEGWEITAPPKVKKEVPSIDSLIWKFESALYTEKGESGSGREPALTVTLTGSDKAQIATLVFEKSPEEKKYFVQVTPGEGGYYVVNDDIPELAKTVMADIEAAVAKAPGTTPSLPAASPSPVAPGLQSPVAPLPSPSLFPAPPALPKATAPAPSSTP